One segment of Pseudomonas pohangensis DNA contains the following:
- the argF gene encoding ornithine carbamoyltransferase — MSTRHFLSLMDCSPDELAGLITRAIELKALRRDGVPHDSLRNRVLGMIFEKASTRTRLSFEAGMIQLGGQAIFLSPRDTQLGRGEPVGDSAIVISRMLDAVMIRTFAHSMIEEFAANSQVPVINGLSDDLHPCQLLADMQTFTEHRGPIRGKTVAWIGDGNNMCNSYLLASVQFDFQLNIACPEGYEPQARFLAQAGDRVKLFRDPREAVKGAHLVSTDVWTSMGQEEETARRLKLFQPYQVNQALLDMAAEDVIFLHCLPAHRGEEISLDLLEDPRSKAWDQAENRLHAQKALLEFLIPSARAS; from the coding sequence ATGAGCACAAGGCACTTTCTCTCCCTGATGGACTGCAGCCCGGACGAGCTGGCCGGACTGATCACCCGCGCCATCGAACTGAAGGCGCTGCGCCGCGATGGCGTGCCCCATGATTCGCTGCGCAATCGTGTACTCGGCATGATTTTCGAAAAAGCCTCGACCCGCACCCGCCTGTCCTTCGAGGCCGGCATGATCCAGCTCGGCGGCCAGGCCATTTTTCTCTCGCCACGCGATACCCAGCTGGGTCGCGGCGAGCCGGTTGGCGACAGCGCCATCGTCATTTCGCGCATGCTCGATGCCGTGATGATCCGCACCTTTGCCCACAGCATGATCGAGGAATTTGCCGCCAACTCGCAGGTGCCGGTAATCAACGGCCTGTCCGATGACCTGCACCCCTGCCAGTTGCTGGCCGACATGCAGACCTTTACCGAGCATCGCGGCCCGATCAGGGGCAAGACCGTGGCCTGGATCGGCGACGGCAACAACATGTGCAACAGCTACCTGCTGGCATCGGTGCAGTTCGACTTCCAGCTGAATATTGCCTGCCCCGAAGGTTACGAGCCGCAGGCGCGCTTCCTCGCCCAGGCCGGTGACCGGGTCAAGCTGTTCCGCGACCCGCGTGAGGCGGTCAAGGGCGCCCATCTGGTCAGCACCGACGTATGGACCTCGATGGGCCAGGAAGAGGAAACCGCCCGGCGCCTGAAGCTGTTCCAGCCCTATCAGGTCAATCAGGCACTGCTGGATATGGCCGCCGAGGACGTGATCTTTCTGCATTGCCTGCCGGCCCATCGTGGCGAAGAAATCAGCCTCGACCTGCTCGAAGACCCGCGCTCCAAGGCCTGGGATCAGGCGGAAAACCGCCTGCATGCACAGAAAGCCCTGCTCGAATTCCTTATCCCCAGCGCCCGGGCGTCATGA
- a CDS encoding ABC transporter ATP-binding protein, which translates to MSQPLLLNLHGVSCGFAQQPVVQDLSLHLNSGDIACLLGPSGCGKTTSLRAIAGFEPLQAGEISLNGKVISRQGFTLPPEQRRIGMVFQDYALFPHLTVAQNVAFGIRQHPRREQLTAELLELVKLSELGKRYPHELSGGQQQRVALARALAPEPLLLLLDEPFSNLDGELRRRLSMEVRDILKARGTSAILVTHDQEEAFAVSDHVGVFQQGRLQQWDTPFNLYHEPLTPFVASFIGQGYFIRGQLLSPDTVQTELGILRGNRAYSWPIGSAVDVLLRPDDIVPDAAGTLQARVSGKTFLGAATLYRLQLATGSQLEALFPSHAEHQPGEMVGIRIDADHLVLFPATGSQPTREALLPL; encoded by the coding sequence ATGAGCCAGCCGCTGCTGCTCAACCTGCACGGCGTCAGCTGTGGCTTTGCGCAGCAGCCGGTGGTGCAGGATCTCAGCCTGCACCTGAACTCCGGCGACATCGCCTGCCTGCTCGGCCCTTCCGGCTGTGGCAAGACCACCAGCCTGCGCGCGATTGCCGGCTTCGAGCCGCTGCAGGCGGGCGAGATCAGCCTGAATGGCAAGGTCATCTCCCGACAGGGGTTCACCCTGCCGCCGGAGCAGCGGCGCATCGGCATGGTGTTTCAGGACTACGCGCTGTTTCCGCACCTGACCGTGGCGCAGAACGTGGCTTTCGGCATTCGCCAGCATCCGCGCCGCGAGCAGCTGACGGCCGAACTGCTGGAACTGGTCAAGCTGAGCGAACTGGGCAAACGCTACCCCCACGAACTCTCCGGCGGCCAGCAACAGCGGGTGGCCCTGGCCCGGGCGCTGGCTCCGGAACCGCTACTGCTGCTGCTCGACGAGCCGTTCTCCAATCTGGATGGCGAACTGCGCCGGCGCCTGAGCATGGAGGTCCGCGACATCCTCAAGGCGCGCGGCACCAGCGCCATTCTGGTTACCCATGACCAGGAAGAAGCCTTTGCCGTGAGTGACCACGTCGGCGTGTTCCAACAGGGCCGGCTGCAGCAATGGGATACCCCGTTCAACCTCTACCACGAGCCACTGACGCCGTTTGTCGCCAGTTTCATCGGCCAGGGTTACTTCATTCGCGGGCAGTTGCTCAGCCCGGACACGGTACAGACCGAACTGGGTATCCTCAGGGGCAATCGCGCCTACAGCTGGCCGATCGGCAGTGCGGTGGATGTGCTGCTGCGCCCGGACGATATCGTCCCCGATGCTGCCGGCACCCTGCAGGCACGCGTCAGCGGCAAGACTTTCCTCGGCGCCGCCACCCTGTACCGCCTGCAACTGGCGACCGGCAGCCAGCTTGAAGCCCTGTTTCCCAGCCATGCCGAACACCAGCCGGGCGAGATGGTCGGCATCCGCATCGACGCCGATCATCTGGTGCTGTTTCCTGCCACCGGCAGCCAGCCAACCCGCGAAGCCCTGCTACCGCTCTGA
- a CDS encoding PhzF family phenazine biosynthesis protein, translating into MNLDFHQVDAFSSQPFAGNPAMVYRLDAWLADELMQHIAAEHNLSETAFMVREGSRWHIRWFTPGAEVALCGHATLAAAKVLFELYDEPGQRIEFICKSGVLAVSREDELLVLDFPALSVQPLAVSLELEQALGVSVISAMLADKLLVVLDSEQSVRACNPDFAALARLPWSGVIITARGEAHDFVSRFFAPAIGVNEDPVTGSAHCSLIPYWAQRLKKSMLSAYQCSARGGELQCRLEGERVMIGGQARLVASGRLWLEPAGSER; encoded by the coding sequence GTGAATCTCGATTTTCATCAGGTCGATGCCTTCTCCAGCCAGCCGTTTGCCGGCAATCCGGCAATGGTCTATCGCCTCGACGCCTGGCTGGCCGATGAGTTGATGCAGCACATCGCCGCCGAGCACAACCTTTCCGAAACCGCCTTCATGGTCCGCGAGGGCAGTCGCTGGCATATTCGCTGGTTTACCCCGGGCGCTGAAGTGGCACTGTGCGGGCATGCCACGCTGGCGGCAGCCAAGGTGCTGTTTGAGCTGTATGACGAGCCGGGCCAGCGTATCGAATTCATCTGCAAGTCCGGGGTGCTGGCCGTCAGTCGTGAGGATGAGCTGCTGGTGCTGGATTTTCCCGCATTGAGCGTGCAACCGCTGGCGGTCAGTCTGGAGCTGGAGCAGGCGCTGGGGGTCAGCGTGATCAGTGCCATGCTGGCCGACAAGTTGCTGGTGGTGCTTGATTCCGAGCAGAGCGTGCGCGCCTGCAACCCGGACTTCGCGGCCCTGGCCCGGCTGCCGTGGTCGGGGGTGATCATCACCGCCCGTGGCGAGGCCCACGACTTTGTTTCGCGCTTCTTTGCCCCGGCGATTGGCGTAAACGAGGATCCGGTGACCGGCTCGGCCCATTGCAGCCTGATTCCGTACTGGGCGCAGCGCCTGAAGAAATCCATGCTCAGCGCTTACCAGTGTTCTGCCCGCGGCGGCGAGTTGCAGTGCCGGCTGGAAGGCGAACGGGTGATGATCGGTGGTCAGGCGCGTCTGGTGGCCAGCGGTCGCCTGTGGCTGGAACCAGCCGGCTCAGAGCGGTAG
- a CDS encoding YkgJ family cysteine cluster protein, translated as MSDTSPCLNCGACCAHFRVSFFWGECQSAGGSVPDHQVELITPQRVAMLGTNQKPARCTGLLGDVGSAVRCTLYEQRSSTCREFQASWSDGQHNPECDAARAAHGLPPLQPPEVPSVSPERVA; from the coding sequence ATGTCCGATACCAGTCCTTGCCTCAATTGTGGTGCGTGCTGCGCGCACTTTCGTGTGTCGTTTTTCTGGGGAGAGTGCCAGTCTGCCGGTGGCAGCGTGCCGGATCACCAGGTTGAACTGATTACTCCCCAGCGGGTAGCCATGCTCGGTACCAACCAGAAACCGGCCCGCTGTACGGGTTTGCTGGGTGACGTCGGCAGTGCCGTGCGCTGCACCCTGTACGAGCAGCGCTCAAGTACCTGCCGCGAGTTTCAGGCCAGCTGGAGCGATGGCCAGCACAACCCCGAGTGTGATGCGGCGCGTGCAGCCCATGGTCTGCCACCGCTGCAGCCCCCGGAGGTGCCCAGCGTCAGTCCGGAGCGGGTGGCTTGA